The stretch of DNA TGCAAAGCGATGCCGATCGTGTCAGGGCACTGCGTGCGGCGCTTGATGCGGTCTGACGTGCAGGCTTGTCATCTTCCCGGCCATAATCGGTCCATGAGCGAAAAGATCCCCCTGCTGATCGATACCGACCCGGGCGTCGACGACGCGCTGGCCCTGCTGCTGGCCTTCAACGATCCACGCCACGACGTCGTTGGCCTGACCATCGCCGCCGGCAATGTCGGCCTGCGCCATACCGTGGCCAACGCGCTGAAGCTGTGCGAGGTCGCCGGCGTCGACGTGCCGGTGTTCGCCGGCTGCGCCGGGCCGCTGCTGCACCCGGCCCCGGATGCGGGCTACGTGCACGGCCAGGATGGTTTCGGCGATGTCGGCTATGAGCCGGCGCGCCAGCAGGTGCAGGCCGAACATGCCGCGCTGGCCATCCTGCGCCTGTCGCACGAGCATGCCGGCAAGCTGCTGCTGGTCGCATTGGGTCCGCTGACCAACATCGCACTCGCGCTCAAGCTCGATCCGACACTGCCCGAGCGCGTGGCGCGTTTCGTGGTGATGGGCGGCTCGGTCACCGGCCACGGCAACATCACGCCGGCGGCCGAGTTCAACATCTACTTCGATCCCGAAGCGGCGCACATCGTTTTCGAAGCGTTCGCGCATATCGACCTGGCCGACTGGGAAGGCACCATTGCCCACGGCCTGCATCACGAGCGGGTCGAGCAATGGCTGGCCGCCGACTCGGAGCGTGCACGCTTCTACGAGCGCATCTCGAAGAAGACGCGCGAATGGTCGGCCGACCGTCGCGGCGATTACTGGCATTCGGCCGACGCCTACGCCATGGCCTTTGCCCTCGCCCCGGACGGGGTGCTGGAAGAGGCGCAGCGCCCGCTGTCGATCGAGCTGGGCCATGGCCATGCCCGCGGCATGACCGTGGTCGACTGGCAGCGCCAGAGCGGCCGCCCGGACCGGGCCAGGATCCTGCTGCGCTACGACCAGGCCCGCCTGGAGGGGTTGATTCGCGACGCCCTCGCCGCTGTGTGACCCCGGCTGCTTCATCCCGGGCAAAATCCGGACTTGCCCGGGCGGGGCGGGGCCGCTATACTTCCGCGCTTTCCCGCTTAAAGATTGGTGAGTGCCATGAAGGCCGGCATCCATCCCGAATACCGCGAAGTCGTGTTCCAAGACGTGACCACCGACTTCCAGTTCCTGACCCGCTCGACCCTTGGCAGCAAGGAATCGATCAAGTGGGAGGACGGCAATGAGTATCCGCTGATCAAGGTCGACATCAGCTCGGCTTCGCACCCGTTCTACACGGGCAAGCACAAGATCATGGATACCAGCGGTCGCGTCGACAAGTTCCGCAAGCGCTACGCCCAGAAGTGATCTTCCGGGCCATGCCTCAGGCATGGCTTTTCCGAAGGGTCATCCCGAGCGAAGCGAGGGATCTGCCGTAGCGCATCTGCCCGTGCCACAGCACGGACCAGGTGCAGCGCGACGACCAGGATATCCGCAACGGCTGCCGAAAGGCGGCCGTTGCTGTCTTGCGTGATTGGTCCGCCAAGCCCTGCTCGGCCGTCGTGTCGCGCACGAGACTTCCCCCAGCGGCTGCCGAAAGGCGGCCGTTGCCGTTTCTGGCCATTGGCTGGCGGGCGACCCGGCAATTCCGTCCGTGACAGTCGCCCTGGGCGCCCGGGCCCCGTGGCTGCGACGCACCGTTGCGATCGCGGGGTGCAAGCCGACCAAAGTCCGAGCCTTGGCTCCAGGTCGTTGTGCGATAATTCACTATCGCGGTTCGGCCGAATTCGGCGTGACCCCGTGCCCATTTTTTGGCCCCACTCGCGCCCGGCCTGTCCCCGCGGCAGGCATGCAGACTTGAGGAGTGTTTCGTGTCCGATTCCAACAACAAGTTCGACCAGGTCTCCCTGACCGCTGGCGACAAGACCGTGACTCTGCCGGTCCACCATCCGGTCCTTGGCCAGCCCTGCATCGACATTGGCAAGCTGCCGAAGGAAACCGGCGCTTTCACCTATGACAACGGCTTCACCGCCACCGCCAGCTGCAAGTCGGCGATCACCTACATCGATGGCGATGCCGGCGTGCTGCTGTACCGCGGCTACCCGATCGACCAGCTGGCCGAGCATTCGAGCTTCCTCGAGGTCGCCTACCTGCTGATGAACGGTGAACTGCCGAACCAGGGCGAGTTCGCCAAGTTCGAGCACGAAGTCACGCATCACACGATGATGCACGAGGCCTTCCGCACCTTCCTGTACGGCTTCCGCCACGACGCCCATCCGATGGCGATGCTGGTCGGCATGCTCGGCTCGATGGCGAGCTTCTACCACAACGATCTCGACCTGGAAGATCCGGAGCAGCGCCGCCTGGCCGCGATCCGCCTGATCGCCAAGGTGCCGACGATTGCCGCCGCCTGCCATCGCTATTCGATCGGCTGGCCGATGCGCTATCCGAAGAACAACCTCGAGTACACCACGCGCTTCCTGCACATGATGAAGGAAGTGCCGAGCGAGCCGCTGGAGCTCAGCCCGGTCGCCGCCAAGGCGCTCGACCTGCTCTTCATCCTGCACGCCGACCACGAGCAGAACGCCTCGACCTCGACCGTGCGCCTGGTCGGTTCCACCGGTGCCAACCCGTATGCATGCGTCGCCGCCGGCGTCGCCGCGCTGTGGGGCCCGGCGCACGGCGGTGCCAACGAAGCCGTGCTGAAGATGCTCGAGGAGATCGGCCGTCCGGAGAACGTCGGTTCGGCCGTGGCCAAGGCCAAGGACAAGGAGTCGGGCTTCCGCCTGATGGGCTTCGGCCACCGCGTCTACAAGAACTTCGACCCGCGCGCCAAGATCATCCGCGAGATGACCCACAAGGTGCTCGGCGAGCTCGGCGTCAACGATCCGCTGCTGGAAGTGGCGATGAAGCTGGAAGAGGCGGCGCTGAAGGACGAGTACTTCGTGCAGCGCAAGCTCTACCCGAACGTCGATTTCTACTCGGGCATCATCTACAAGGCCCTCGGCATCCCGGTGGAGATGTTCACGGTGATGTTCGCCATCGCCCGCACCGCCGGCTGGGTCGCGCATTGGCTGGAGCAACAGAACGATCCGGAAAACAAGATCGGCCGTCCGCGCCAGATCTACATCGGTTCGCCGCAGCGCGACTACGTCGACGCTGGCAAGCGCTGAGTCTTCGTTCGCGCACATGGCCGGCGTTCGCGCCGACGCAACGACCAAGCCGCGGCCACACCGCGGCTTTGTCGTTTTCAAATGGCTGGTCTATGCGTTGCTGGCCGGCGATGTCGTGCTGTACGCGCTCTATGGCCGCGTCACCGAGCTGATCGATACCGCGGCGTGGTTCGTCCTGCTGCTGCTGTTCGAGTGGGAGACCGGCGGCTGGCCGTTGCCACGCCGGTGGCTGCCGATGCTGCACGGTGTCCGCGCGTTGGCGTCCGTCGCCGTCGTGGTCGCGGTGGTCGGTTATGCGCTGGAGCGGGTCTGGCTGGACTTCGCCAACGAAGTGGTCTGGCTGGGCGTGATTGCGCTTCTCGAGCTGGAGGTTCGCCTTCCGCCTGATGCACTGCGTCTGCACAAGCTGCGCCGTGTCGTCGCCTCGCTGCTTTACCTGGCGCTGGTGGGATTCATGCTGACCTGGGCGGCGATGGGCATTGGCGGCGAGGATCCGCGCGCTGCGTGGCTCGATACCTAGGACGCGTTGTTGTGGCTGGTCGCGTTCGTGGTGATCGAACTCAACGTGTTCGGATTCACCGGCAATTCCCGCGTGCGCAGGGCGCTGCGGTAACCCAGCCCCTACAGCGGCGTCGCGCCGTTCTCGTAATCGAGGATTTCGTCGTCGGCCAGCAGCTGCCGCAGCTGCGTGGCGCTGGCGCGCTTCATCGGCTTTTCGTCGGTGTTCGACAGCGGCGCCTGGCGCAGGATGTCCAGCGGCAGCACGGTGAGGTCGAACGTGATGTCCTCGGCGCTGAAGACATACACCGGGAAGTCGTCGGCGCGCTCGCGGTCCAGGCGCAGGCGGCGGCTGCGCGCTTCAGCCGGAATGCCGTGCTGGTCGAGGAAGCGCGGCGGCGCATCGGGGTCGTCGCTGTACAGGTGCAGAGCCACCGGGCTGCGCGTATCAGCGGTGCCGTCCAGCACCGGGCCGACCAGGCGCGGCTCGAAGGACTTGAAGAACTCGAGCGCGCGCAACGCCGACTCGCGGCGCTGGCGCAGTGCCGGGATGTTCTCGCGCTGGAACAGGCGCTGGTACTCGCGCAGTGCCTCTTCGATCTCGCGGTTACGCGGCAGCGAGGCGTCGTCAAAGATGCCCAGGCGCTCGGCGGCCTTGAGCTTGGCCTGGTGGTAGTCGCGGATTCCGCCTTCCGCCATCAGCCGGGCAGCCTCGTGGGCGAGGCGATGGCGGCGTTCGCGGGTGCGTGTCTGTGCGTGCAGATTGGCGTGCTGTCGGGCGTGTGGCATGTCGACCTCCGCATCTGGCACGTCGTCGGCGACCGGTTGCGCCGCGGCCGAAACTGCACCGGCAGCAGAAACCTAGCACGTTTCATCGCGCCTGGAAGTTACCGCTTCTGGCGTCTGTGCGGCGTTCATTTTGCCGGCCGAGCATGAACCAATGCCCTCTGTCCGGCTGTCGAGCCGTCGCGGAAACGACGACGCCGGGCGAACCCGGCGTCGTTGATGACCTGCAGGTGCGGTGCGATCAGAAGATGTCGAACTCTTCCTCGGCCGGCGCCGTCTCGGCCGGGCCGTAGTCGACATAGCTCTGCATGCGCTCGAGGTCCTCGGCCTTGACCCATTCGACGATGCCGCCGCCTTCGCCCGGCACCAGCGCGCCGCTGGCCGACACCGACACCTTGACCATGCCTTCGGGCGGCTCGTTCGGCGAGATCGGCTGGTCCTTCAGCGCCACGCGCATGTAGTCGATCCAGATCGGCAACGCGGCCTTGCCGCCGTACTCGCGGTAGCCCAGCGACTTGTAGTTGTCGCGGCCGACCCAGACGGTGGTGACGTAGGGTCCGCCAAAGCCGGAGAACCAGGCGTCGCGGTGGTCGTTGGTCGAACCGGTCTTGCCGCCGACGTCCTCGCGTTCGAGCACCTTGGCCGCGGTGCCGGTGCCGCGCAGGACCACGTCGCGCAGCATCGAGTTGATCTGGTAGGCAATGCGGTTGTCGATCGCGCGCGGCGCCAGTACCAGGTTGCTGGTGTCGATCTCCGCCTTCTTCGGCTCGTCCTTCGGCTTGCTCTCGGTCGCGGCCGCCGGGGCTGCATCCGGGCCGAGGTTGAAGCCATCGACCACCGTGGAGGTCTGCACCGCCCGGTTCGCGCTGCCCGCATTGCCGCAGGCAGGGCAGGCGATCGCCGGCTTTTCCTTGAACACCACGGCGCCTTCGCGGTCCTTGACCTCGTCGATGAACCACGGCGTGATGCGGAATCCGCCGTTGGCGAATGCAGCGAAACCGCGTGCGACCGAAATCGGCGTCAGCGAGGCGGTGCCCAGCGACATCGACAGGTTCGGCGGCAGTTCGGCCTCGTCGAATCCGAAGTGGCTGATGTACTTGCGCGCGTAGTCGACGCCGATGGCGTCGAGCAGGCGCACCGACACCAGGTTGCGCGACTGCACCATCGCCTCGCGCAGGCGCATCGGGCCGGCGAAGTTTCCGCTGTCGTTCTGCGGGCGCCAGATGTGGCCGCGACGGTCCTTGAACACGACCGGTGCATCGAGCACCACCGAGGCCGGATTGAAGCCGCGTTCGAACGAGGCGGCGTACAGGAACGGCTTGAAGCTCGAGCCCGGCTGGCGTCGCGCCTGGGTGGCGCGGTTGAACTTGGCGCCGGCGAAGCTGTAGCCACCGGACAGGGCGCGCAGTGCGCCGTTGCCCGGCTCGAGCGAGACCAGCGCGGCCTGTGCCTGCGGGATCTGGTCGAGGCGGTAAGCAGGCGCCGGCATCGGTCCGGTCTGGCCGGGCTTGGCCGGCGGCGGGTCCGTGCGCAGCACGCGCACCAGGTCGCCGCGCTTGACCAGGCTGGCCGGGCTGCGTCCACCGAAGCCCTGGTTGGGGCCCAGTTCGATTTCGCTGCCGTCGGCCAGGACCAGCTGCACCTGGCTGCCGTTGCTGCCGGTGACGATGGCCGGAAGCAGCGAGGCCTGCGCCGGAATGCCGCGCAGGCGATTACGCAGCGTTGCCGCGTCTTCGCCGGCGGCGAGGTCGAAGTGCTGCTCGACGCCGTGCCAGCCGTGGCGACGGTCGTACACCGACAGGCCGTCGCGGATGGCCTGGTCGGCGGCGACCTGCAGGACCGGGTCGATGGTGGTGGTGACGTGATAGCCGCGGGTCAGTGCCTCGGCGCCGTAACGCGCGACCATTTCCTGGCGGACCATTTCGGCCACGTACGGCGCATAGACCTCGACCGGACGCTCATGCGGAGTGGCGTGCATCGGCGCGGCCTTGGCCTGGTCGGCCTCGGCCTGGCTGACGTAACGCAGGTCGGCCATGCGCTGCAGGATGTAGTCGCGACGTTCCTTGGCGCGCTCGGGATTGCTGAGCGGATTGCCACTGGACGGGAACTTCGGAATGCCCGCGAGCGAAGCCATTTCGTCGAGCGTGAGCTCACCGAGCTTCTTGCCGTAATAGAACTCCGCGGCAGCGCCGACACCGTAGGCGCGATTGCCGAAGAAACTCTTGTTGAGGTACAGCTCGAAGATCTCGTCCTTGCTCAGTTCACGCTCCATGCGCATCGCAAGCAGCATCTCGGCGAGCTTGCGCGTGTAGCTGTATTCGTTGCTCAGGAAGAACTGGCGCGCGACCTGCTGGGTGATCGTGGAGCCGCCGGGAACGCGACGCGCATCGGTCGTGGCGAGCAGCCACACCGCGCGGCCGATGCCCTTGAAGTCGACGCCATGGTGCTTGTAGAAGCGCGCGTCCTCGATCGAGATGAAGGCCTGCTTGAGCCGGTCGGGGACGTCCTGGATCGAGATCGGGTAACGCCGGGTCTCGCCGAACAGGGCCATCAGGCGGCCGTCGCGGGCGTAGACGTACATCGGTTCCTGCATCTCGACCGTGCGCAGGGTCTCGACGTCGGGTAGCTTGGGGGCGACGAGGTAATACAGGGTGCCCAGGGCAATGGCGCCAAGCAGGGCCAGGCCGGCGGACGCGATCAGCGCCCAGCGCAGCAGGCGGCGGAAACGGGGCATCAAGGCAGGTTCCGATTGCGGGTGTAGTGGCCGTGGAGTATAGATGAGCCGGGGAAAGGCACTTGAGCGGGGCAAGGGCGGGGCGGACGGGCCAGACGGGGCAGGGCTGGCCAGCCGTGCAAGGGGCGGAAAGTGACGCAGTAAGGCAATTCCGAACGGAACAGTTGCCATGCCGCGCAAACTTCGATATTTAAAGCGGGGTCACACGAAGCGCACGTAAGCGCCTGTGACAAGGGGAGAATACCGTGGGGATCGTCACAAAAAGCCAGCCGGCAGTCGTCGGCGTGGATATCAGTTCGACTGCCGTAAAGCTGTTGCAGCTCTCCCGGGCCGGCAACCGCTACCGCGTCGAGCATTACGCGGTTGAACCGCTGCCACCCAATGCCGTGGTCGAGAAGAACATCGTCGAGGTCGAGGCGGTGGGACAAGCGATCAAGCGCGCCGTGGCCCGCTCGGGCACACGGGCCAAACATGCCGCCGCCGCGGTCGCCGGTTCCTCGGTCATCACCAAGGTGATCCCGATGCCGGGCGACCTGGACGATGACGACCTGGAGTCGCAGGTCGAGCTCGAGGCGGTCAACTACGTCCCGTACCCGATCGAAGAGGTCAACCACGACTTCGAGGTCCTGGGTCCGATGCCGGGCAGCCCGGACATGCTGCAGGTGCTGCTTGCAGCCTCGCGCTCGGAGAACGTCGAAGTCCGTGCCTCGGCGCTGGAGATCGGCGGCCTGACGCCCAAGGTGATGGACGTCGAAGCCTTCGCGCTCGAGAACGCCTTCGCCCTGGTCGCCGACCAGCTCGGCGGGCCGCGCGACGGCCTGGTCGCCTTGGTCGACTCCGGCGCAACCATGACCACGCTCAACGTCCTTCGCCAGGGTCGCAGCCTGTATGCCCGCGAACAGGTGTTCGGCGGCAAGCAGCTGACCGACGAAGTGATGCGCCGCTACGGCCTGAGCTACGAGGAAGCCGGACTGGCCAAGCGCCAGGGCGGCCTGCCGGAGAGCTACGAGGCTGAAGTGCTCGAGCCGTTCAAGGAGGCGATGGTCCAGCAGATCAGCCGCCTGCTGCAGTTCTTCTACGCCGGCAGCGAGTTCAACCGCGTCGACCAGATCGTCCTGGCCGGTGGCTGCGCCTCGATCGCCGGCATCGCCGAGATGGTCGAAGAGCAGCTCGGCGTGCCGACCACGATCGCCAACCCGCTCGCCCACATGACCCTGGGGCCGCGCGTGCAGGCGCACGCCCTCGCCCAGGATGCGCCGGCGCTGATGATCGCCTGTGGCCTCGCCCTGAGGAGCTTCGACTGATGGCACGCATCAACCTCCTCCCGTGGCGCGAAGAACGCCGCAAGCTGCGCCAGAAAGAATTCGCGGTGATGTTCGCGATGGCGGCTCTGGGCGCAGTGTTGCTGTCGTTCGTGATCATCACCTACTACAACGGCCAGATCGACGGCCAGAACGAACGCAACACCTACATGCGTGACCAGATCACGCAGGTCGACAAGGCGATCAAGGAGATCGAGGAACTCGACAAGAAGAAGGCCAAGCTGCTCGCCCGCAAGGAAGTGATCGAAGAGTTGCAGGCCAACCGCTCGCAGATGGTGCACCTGTTCGATTCGCTGGTGCGCACGATCCCCGACGGCGCCGTGCTTACCTCGATCAAGCAGGACAGCCAGACCCTGACGCTTGAAGGCCGCGCGCAGTCCAATGCCCGCGTCAGTACCTACATGCGCAACCTGGAAGGCTCCGGCTGGATGACCAAGCCGGACCTGTCGATCATCGAGGCGCAGGGCACCGACAAGGGCCTGCCGTACGTGTTCAAGCTGCAGGTCCAGCTGGCCAACCCGAACGCGCCCAAGGACGAGGACGGCGATGGCATGCCGGACGCGCCCGCGGCACAGACCTCGCAGATCGCGCAGGCAGCCGATGCCACCGCCGCCGGCACCGCGCCGGCAGGTGTGGCACCGACGGCACCGGCACCGGGCGCGGCCCCCGCACAACCGGCAAGCACTCCGGCCTCCGCGCCGGTAGCGACCCCCGCCAACGCGCCGACGGCGCCGGCTGCAGCGCCGACCAAGGGAGCGGCGTCATGAGCAAGAAGAAATCCATCAAGCTCAACGAACTCGATTTCAACAACATCGGCTCCTGGCCGCAGCAGGCCAAGCTGGGCTTCTGCGTCCTGGTCTCGCTGCTCATCGTCGGCCTGGCCTGGTACCTGTTCGTCGCCGACAAGCGCACCGAACTGCAAGGACTGGAACGCCAGGAAGCGGACCTTCGTGCCGAGTACGAGACCAAGCAGGGCCGCGCCGCCAACCTGGAACCGCTGAAACAGCAGCTCGCACAGATGGAGCAGCAGCTCCAGCAGATGCTGCGCCAGCTGCCGAGCAAGACCGAGATGCCCGACCTGATCGTCGACATCTCGCAGACCGCGCTCGCCACCGGCATCACCAACGAGCTGTTCCAGCCCGGTGGCGAACAGCCCAAGGAGTTCTACGCCGAGAAGCCGATCGCGCTGCGCATGGTGGGCAGTTACCACCAGTTCGGCGGTTTCGTCAGCGGCGTGGCCTCGCTGCCGCGCGTGGTCATCATGACCATGCACGACATCTCGCTGAAGCCTCGCAGCAAGGAAGCTGGCGCCGCGATCACGCCCAACAGCCCGCTCGAGCTGGCCGGTACGGTCAAGACCTACCGCTACCTCGACGAGGATGAAGTGGCCAGGCAGGAAAAGGCCGCGGCTAGCAACGGCCAGAAGGGAGGGACCTGAGATGCGCGCAATTTCCATTGTTGATGGCGCGGCACCGCGTGTCCTCATGCTGGCAGTCGCCTTGGTCCTGGCAGGCTGTTCGCGGGGCATCACCAGCACGCCTGGTGAGTCGCCCAATCTCGAAAAGTGGATCGCCGAGGTCAAGGCACGCCCGGCACCGCCGCTGGATCCGCTGCCGGTGATGCAGCAGTTCGAGACGTTCGAATACAACGCCTACGCCATGCGCGATCCGTTCAGCACGGCGTTCACCGACGAGGACGGCAGCAATGGCCCGCGTCCGGATTCGGCGCGCCGCAAGCAGACGCTGGAGCAGTTTCCGCTCGACAGCCTCGACATGGTCGGTACGCTGGGCAAGGGCGGCGGTGTCGTGGCACTGGTGATGGCGCCGGACAAGGTGACCTACCGGGTCCAGGCGGGCGCGTACATGGGGCAGAGCGACGGTCGCGTGACCGGCGTGTTCGAAGACCATATCGAATTG from Lysobacter arenosi encodes:
- a CDS encoding nucleoside hydrolase is translated as MSEKIPLLIDTDPGVDDALALLLAFNDPRHDVVGLTIAAGNVGLRHTVANALKLCEVAGVDVPVFAGCAGPLLHPAPDAGYVHGQDGFGDVGYEPARQQVQAEHAALAILRLSHEHAGKLLLVALGPLTNIALALKLDPTLPERVARFVVMGGSVTGHGNITPAAEFNIYFDPEAAHIVFEAFAHIDLADWEGTIAHGLHHERVEQWLAADSERARFYERISKKTREWSADRRGDYWHSADAYAMAFALAPDGVLEEAQRPLSIELGHGHARGMTVVDWQRQSGRPDRARILLRYDQARLEGLIRDALAAV
- a CDS encoding pilus assembly protein PilP encodes the protein MLAVALVLAGCSRGITSTPGESPNLEKWIAEVKARPAPPLDPLPVMQQFETFEYNAYAMRDPFSTAFTDEDGSNGPRPDSARRKQTLEQFPLDSLDMVGTLGKGGGVVALVMAPDKVTYRVQAGAYMGQSDGRVTGVFEDHIELVELVPDGAGGWLERPATVALEDQ
- a CDS encoding PilN domain-containing protein translates to MARINLLPWREERRKLRQKEFAVMFAMAALGAVLLSFVIITYYNGQIDGQNERNTYMRDQITQVDKAIKEIEELDKKKAKLLARKEVIEELQANRSQMVHLFDSLVRTIPDGAVLTSIKQDSQTLTLEGRAQSNARVSTYMRNLEGSGWMTKPDLSIIEAQGTDKGLPYVFKLQVQLANPNAPKDEDGDGMPDAPAAQTSQIAQAADATAAGTAPAGVAPTAPAPGAAPAQPASTPASAPVATPANAPTAPAAAPTKGAAS
- a CDS encoding pilus assembly protein PilM, with translation MGIVTKSQPAVVGVDISSTAVKLLQLSRAGNRYRVEHYAVEPLPPNAVVEKNIVEVEAVGQAIKRAVARSGTRAKHAAAAVAGSSVITKVIPMPGDLDDDDLESQVELEAVNYVPYPIEEVNHDFEVLGPMPGSPDMLQVLLAASRSENVEVRASALEIGGLTPKVMDVEAFALENAFALVADQLGGPRDGLVALVDSGATMTTLNVLRQGRSLYAREQVFGGKQLTDEVMRRYGLSYEEAGLAKRQGGLPESYEAEVLEPFKEAMVQQISRLLQFFYAGSEFNRVDQIVLAGGCASIAGIAEMVEEQLGVPTTIANPLAHMTLGPRVQAHALAQDAPALMIACGLALRSFD
- a CDS encoding penicillin-binding protein 1A; the encoded protein is MPRFRRLLRWALIASAGLALLGAIALGTLYYLVAPKLPDVETLRTVEMQEPMYVYARDGRLMALFGETRRYPISIQDVPDRLKQAFISIEDARFYKHHGVDFKGIGRAVWLLATTDARRVPGGSTITQQVARQFFLSNEYSYTRKLAEMLLAMRMERELSKDEIFELYLNKSFFGNRAYGVGAAAEFYYGKKLGELTLDEMASLAGIPKFPSSGNPLSNPERAKERRDYILQRMADLRYVSQAEADQAKAAPMHATPHERPVEVYAPYVAEMVRQEMVARYGAEALTRGYHVTTTIDPVLQVAADQAIRDGLSVYDRRHGWHGVEQHFDLAAGEDAATLRNRLRGIPAQASLLPAIVTGSNGSQVQLVLADGSEIELGPNQGFGGRSPASLVKRGDLVRVLRTDPPPAKPGQTGPMPAPAYRLDQIPQAQAALVSLEPGNGALRALSGGYSFAGAKFNRATQARRQPGSSFKPFLYAASFERGFNPASVVLDAPVVFKDRRGHIWRPQNDSGNFAGPMRLREAMVQSRNLVSVRLLDAIGVDYARKYISHFGFDEAELPPNLSMSLGTASLTPISVARGFAAFANGGFRITPWFIDEVKDREGAVVFKEKPAIACPACGNAGSANRAVQTSTVVDGFNLGPDAAPAAATESKPKDEPKKAEIDTSNLVLAPRAIDNRIAYQINSMLRDVVLRGTGTAAKVLEREDVGGKTGSTNDHRDAWFSGFGGPYVTTVWVGRDNYKSLGYREYGGKAALPIWIDYMRVALKDQPISPNEPPEGMVKVSVSASGALVPGEGGGIVEWVKAEDLERMQSYVDYGPAETAPAEEEFDIF
- a CDS encoding citrate synthase, whose protein sequence is MSDSNNKFDQVSLTAGDKTVTLPVHHPVLGQPCIDIGKLPKETGAFTYDNGFTATASCKSAITYIDGDAGVLLYRGYPIDQLAEHSSFLEVAYLLMNGELPNQGEFAKFEHEVTHHTMMHEAFRTFLYGFRHDAHPMAMLVGMLGSMASFYHNDLDLEDPEQRRLAAIRLIAKVPTIAAACHRYSIGWPMRYPKNNLEYTTRFLHMMKEVPSEPLELSPVAAKALDLLFILHADHEQNASTSTVRLVGSTGANPYACVAAGVAALWGPAHGGANEAVLKMLEEIGRPENVGSAVAKAKDKESGFRLMGFGHRVYKNFDPRAKIIREMTHKVLGELGVNDPLLEVAMKLEEAALKDEYFVQRKLYPNVDFYSGIIYKALGIPVEMFTVMFAIARTAGWVAHWLEQQNDPENKIGRPRQIYIGSPQRDYVDAGKR
- a CDS encoding type 4a pilus biogenesis protein PilO, giving the protein MSKKKSIKLNELDFNNIGSWPQQAKLGFCVLVSLLIVGLAWYLFVADKRTELQGLERQEADLRAEYETKQGRAANLEPLKQQLAQMEQQLQQMLRQLPSKTEMPDLIVDISQTALATGITNELFQPGGEQPKEFYAEKPIALRMVGSYHQFGGFVSGVASLPRVVIMTMHDISLKPRSKEAGAAITPNSPLELAGTVKTYRYLDEDEVARQEKAAASNGQKGGT
- a CDS encoding type B 50S ribosomal protein L31 — translated: MKAGIHPEYREVVFQDVTTDFQFLTRSTLGSKESIKWEDGNEYPLIKVDISSASHPFYTGKHKIMDTSGRVDKFRKRYAQK